A window of the Campylobacter massiliensis genome harbors these coding sequences:
- a CDS encoding TonB C-terminal domain-containing protein, translating to MDKFDLKFNTSGYFLLSAFLYLCIISGIFIKLTYFKEEPKKYTDTKDAFMDIMIVEREPDITVKAPEPKKEIVKEEKPQPVKKEEEVKKEEPKPDTTNKPPEPDPAPPEPEEKKVEEPNLKDLFSSIDTSKLKEDKVAKKKEQPKEQSRKKPEKVQITTQQKKASDVINALTLDQVAKTPKSQMTGEYNEYFGTISRILQSKWSAYKADSSDEAEVEIIIDIDGSFSYDIKKLSYNSEFNDKVRDFLQSMTFEKFPPPTQIGRAVRLGTKLEDKLE from the coding sequence ATGGATAAATTTGATCTCAAATTTAACACCTCCGGCTATTTCCTACTATCGGCTTTTCTTTACCTTTGTATCATAAGCGGTATTTTTATTAAGCTTACTTACTTTAAGGAAGAGCCAAAAAAATACACCGATACAAAAGATGCGTTTATGGATATCATGATAGTTGAGCGCGAGCCCGACATCACCGTAAAGGCGCCCGAGCCCAAAAAAGAGATCGTAAAAGAAGAAAAGCCCCAGCCTGTAAAAAAAGAGGAAGAGGTTAAAAAAGAAGAACCTAAACCGGACACCACAAACAAGCCGCCTGAGCCAGATCCCGCACCGCCAGAACCTGAAGAAAAAAAGGTTGAAGAGCCAAATTTAAAGGATTTGTTCAGCAGTATCGATACCTCTAAGCTAAAAGAGGACAAGGTTGCTAAGAAAAAAGAACAGCCAAAAGAGCAAAGTCGCAAAAAACCTGAAAAAGTCCAGATAACAACCCAGCAGAAAAAGGCTAGCGACGTTATAAATGCGCTTACCTTGGATCAGGTTGCTAAAACTCCAAAGTCTCAAATGACTGGCGAATACAACGAATATTTCGGTACGATTAGCAGAATTTTGCAGAGTAAATGGAGTGCTTATAAGGCCGATTCTAGCGATGAGGCGGAGGTTGAGATTATTATCGACATTGACGGATCGTTTAGTTATGATATAAAAAAGTTATCGTATAATAGCGAATTTAACGACAAAGTTAGGGATTTCTTGCAAAGTATGACTTTTGAGAAATTTCCGCCGCCTACCCAGATAGGCAGAGCTGTTAGGCTCGGAACCAAACTAGAAGATAAACTAGAATAA
- a CDS encoding 5'-methylthioadenosine/adenosylhomocysteine nucleosidase: MIAILGAMREEVAPLLECIKDYKEVKHANNVFYLANFGGKELVIAYSKIGKVNAALTASAMIEKFGARKLLFTGVAGALNPNLKIGDMLYATSLVQHDVDITAFGHPHGYVPETSIFIKSDDALNALASSVAAEKGIELKGGIIATGDQFICDNAKKEWLKATFKADAAEMEGASVALVCESLGVPFFVLRAISDEAGGSAEFDFDKFLQDSANVSAQFMLAMIERL; this comes from the coding sequence ATGATAGCGATCTTAGGCGCGATGCGCGAGGAGGTTGCTCCTCTGCTCGAGTGCATCAAGGACTACAAAGAGGTTAAACACGCAAATAACGTATTTTACCTCGCAAATTTCGGCGGCAAAGAGCTTGTGATCGCCTACTCAAAGATCGGCAAGGTAAACGCCGCTCTAACCGCAAGTGCGATGATTGAGAAATTCGGCGCCCGGAAGCTACTTTTTACCGGCGTCGCAGGCGCGCTAAATCCAAATTTGAAAATCGGCGATATGCTTTACGCGACTAGTCTAGTGCAGCACGACGTCGATATCACGGCGTTTGGGCACCCGCACGGCTACGTGCCCGAGACCAGTATCTTTATCAAAAGCGACGACGCTCTAAATGCGTTAGCCTCTAGCGTCGCGGCCGAAAAAGGCATCGAGCTAAAAGGCGGCATCATAGCCACGGGCGATCAGTTTATCTGCGATAATGCTAAAAAAGAGTGGCTCAAAGCAACTTTTAAAGCCGATGCGGCCGAGATGGAAGGCGCTAGCGTGGCGCTAGTTTGCGAGAGCCTGGGCGTGCCGTTTTTCGTGCTTCGCGCCATCAGCGACGAGGCGGGCGGTAGCGCGGAGTTTGACTTCGATAAATTTTTACAAGACTCGGCAAACGTCAGCGCGCAGTTCATGCTCGCGATGATCGAGCGACTATGA
- the atpD gene encoding F0F1 ATP synthase subunit beta, which translates to MKGIISQVMGPVVDVDFTDYLPKINEAVEVNFEVEGKQNRLVLEVAAHLGDNRVRTIAMDMSEGLTRGLEATALGAPISVPVGEKVLGRIFNVVGDLIDEGEGVEFDKKWSIHRDPPPFEEQSTKSEIFETGIKVVDLLAPYAKGGKVGLFGGAGVGKTVIIMELIHNVAFKHSGYSVFAGVGERTREGNDLYHEMKESNVLDKVALCYGQMNEPPGARNRIALTGLTMAEYFRDEMGLDVLMFIDNIFRFSQSGAEMSALLGRIPSAVGYQPTLASEMGKFQERITSTKKGSITSVQAVYVPADDLTDPAPATVFAHLDATTVLNRAIAEKGIYPAVDPLDSTSRMLDPQILGGEHYKVARGVQAVLQKYKDLQDIIAILGMDELSEEDKVTVDRARKIERFLSQPFFVAEVFTGSPGKYVSLEENIAGFKGILEGKYDDLPENAFYMVGNIDEAIAKAEKLKA; encoded by the coding sequence ATGAAAGGTATCATTTCTCAGGTAATGGGTCCGGTAGTCGACGTCGATTTCACGGATTATTTACCCAAGATCAACGAAGCCGTCGAAGTAAATTTCGAGGTTGAGGGCAAGCAAAATAGACTTGTGCTAGAGGTTGCCGCGCACCTTGGCGATAACCGCGTAAGAACTATCGCTATGGACATGAGTGAAGGCTTGACTAGAGGCCTTGAGGCTACGGCTTTAGGCGCGCCTATTAGCGTTCCGGTCGGCGAAAAAGTTTTGGGAAGAATTTTTAACGTCGTCGGCGATCTAATCGACGAGGGCGAGGGCGTAGAATTTGACAAAAAATGGTCTATTCACCGCGATCCTCCGCCGTTTGAAGAGCAAAGCACGAAGAGTGAAATTTTTGAAACAGGCATCAAAGTAGTTGATCTTTTGGCTCCTTACGCAAAGGGCGGTAAAGTCGGACTATTCGGCGGTGCCGGCGTCGGTAAGACGGTTATTATCATGGAGCTGATCCACAACGTCGCATTTAAACACAGCGGTTACTCCGTATTTGCTGGCGTTGGCGAGCGAACGCGTGAAGGAAACGACCTTTATCACGAGATGAAAGAAAGTAACGTTTTGGATAAAGTCGCCTTGTGCTATGGCCAGATGAACGAGCCACCGGGGGCAAGAAACCGCATCGCTCTAACAGGTCTTACAATGGCTGAGTACTTCCGCGACGAGATGGGACTTGACGTTTTGATGTTTATCGACAACATCTTCCGTTTCTCTCAGTCTGGTGCAGAGATGTCGGCGCTTCTTGGACGTATCCCGTCAGCCGTTGGTTATCAGCCGACTTTGGCGAGCGAAATGGGTAAATTCCAAGAGAGAATTACGTCAACCAAAAAAGGTTCGATCACGTCGGTTCAGGCTGTTTACGTTCCTGCGGACGACCTTACTGACCCAGCTCCTGCAACCGTTTTTGCGCACCTTGACGCGACTACCGTTCTAAACAGAGCTATTGCAGAAAAAGGAATTTATCCCGCGGTTGACCCGCTTGATTCGACATCAAGAATGCTCGATCCTCAAATTTTAGGCGGCGAGCACTATAAGGTAGCTCGCGGCGTACAGGCGGTTTTACAAAAATATAAAGACCTTCAAGACATTATCGCGATCCTTGGTATGGACGAGCTTAGCGAAGAAGATAAGGTTACCGTCGACCGCGCTAGAAAGATCGAGAGATTTTTATCTCAGCCGTTCTTTGTTGCCGAGGTATTTACGGGAAGCCCTGGTAAATACGTAAGTCTTGAGGAGAATATCGCTGGCTTTAAGGGAATTTTGGAAGGCAAATATGATGATTTGCCGGAAAACGCATTTTATATGGTAGGAAACATCGACGAGGCGATAGCGAAAGCTGAAAAACTTAAAGCCTAA
- the atpC gene encoding ATP synthase F1 subunit epsilon — translation MNKLHLEIVTPEGLVFSNDIKSVVLPGSEGEFGVLPGHASLISLLKAGVIDIESEDKSHDAVAINWGYAEINEGKATILADGAVHVSGNSESEIANSLQKAKDLIASMSSENNAMAAAVAKLDSMARTR, via the coding sequence ATGAATAAATTACATTTAGAAATCGTTACGCCTGAGGGTTTAGTGTTTTCAAACGATATCAAAAGCGTAGTTTTGCCGGGTAGCGAGGGCGAGTTTGGGGTTTTACCCGGACACGCCTCGCTTATATCGCTTTTAAAAGCCGGCGTTATAGACATCGAGAGCGAAGATAAAAGCCATGATGCCGTCGCGATAAACTGGGGATATGCCGAGATAAATGAGGGTAAGGCAACCATCCTTGCCGACGGCGCCGTTCACGTGTCGGGAAATTCTGAGAGCGAGATAGCAAATTCATTGCAAAAGGCTAAGGATTTGATCGCTAGCATGAGCAGCGAGAATAACGCTATGGCCGCTGCCGTAGCAAAACTAGATAGTATGGCTCGGACAAGATAG
- a CDS encoding FKBP-type peptidyl-prolyl cis-trans isomerase produces the protein MKEQVIAMFYELKDAKTGEILESNMQVGQEISFLTGRGHIIEKLEEEVTKLEKGETKVIVIPAAQACGEYDSSAVQMLPKEQFAGIELKEGMELFGQGEHGESVRVIVKSIGEDDVTVDFNHPYAGKDLEFKVQIFDKRDATEDEIATGMVAGAHTCGCGGHDHDHHHGEGGCCGGHGHHEHKEGGCCGGHGHHHDDGGCGCH, from the coding sequence GTGAAAGAACAAGTTATAGCTATGTTTTATGAGCTAAAAGACGCAAAAACGGGCGAAATTTTAGAGTCCAATATGCAAGTAGGGCAGGAAATTTCCTTTTTAACGGGCCGCGGACATATCATCGAGAAACTAGAAGAAGAGGTCACCAAACTAGAAAAGGGCGAAACTAAGGTTATCGTTATCCCGGCTGCGCAGGCTTGCGGCGAGTACGACTCTAGCGCCGTTCAGATGCTACCTAAGGAGCAATTTGCTGGCATCGAGCTAAAAGAGGGAATGGAGCTTTTTGGTCAAGGCGAGCATGGCGAGAGCGTACGCGTGATAGTAAAATCTATCGGCGAGGACGACGTGACGGTTGATTTTAACCACCCTTACGCAGGCAAAGATTTGGAGTTTAAGGTTCAAATTTTCGACAAACGTGACGCTACGGAGGACGAGATAGCTACGGGCATGGTAGCCGGCGCTCACACATGTGGATGCGGCGGGCACGATCATGACCATCATCACGGCGAGGGCGGTTGCTGCGGCGGCCACGGCCATCATGAGCACAAAGAAGGCGGTTGCTGCGGCGGGCACGGTCATCATCACGATGACGGCGGATGCGGTTGCCACTAA
- a CDS encoding biopolymer transporter ExbD codes for MINLDETPELNITPLVDIMLVLLAILMVTTPTIVYEEQILLPDGSKTKTSSAQRKDLTVIVDAAKKVRIDQSTMDLRELPDNIVLIGAKYDKNSPVYIKADKSLIYDDVMFVLKSVKNAGFTKVALQTNG; via the coding sequence ATGATAAATCTCGACGAAACTCCGGAGCTAAATATAACTCCGCTCGTGGATATCATGCTTGTTTTGCTGGCGATTCTTATGGTTACGACGCCTACTATCGTTTACGAGGAGCAAATTTTACTACCTGACGGCTCAAAAACCAAAACATCCTCGGCTCAAAGAAAAGATTTGACCGTCATAGTGGATGCTGCGAAAAAGGTTAGGATTGATCAAAGCACTATGGATCTACGCGAGCTTCCCGACAACATCGTGCTTATCGGCGCAAAATACGATAAAAACTCGCCCGTTTATATTAAAGCTGACAAAAGCCTCATATACGACGATGTGATGTTTGTTCTAAAGAGCGTAAAAAACGCAGGCTTTACAAAGGTAGCGCTCCAGACTAATGGATAA
- a CDS encoding MotA/TolQ/ExbB proton channel family protein: protein MAGLASWQKKEQNALESLLMGGSKHTLNDSVLKRFVSGSVSKEKLSVAVSISERNATSGITWLSIIASTSPFIGLFGTVVSILETFSQLGQGGGNASLGVIAPAISEALVATGAGIFVAIPAYTFSLLIKRKAYELMGVIRREVDILVTLKEDQ, encoded by the coding sequence ATGGCGGGGCTTGCCTCATGGCAAAAAAAAGAGCAAAATGCGCTTGAGTCGCTATTAATGGGCGGCTCTAAGCATACTCTAAACGACTCGGTTTTAAAAAGATTCGTAAGCGGCTCCGTATCTAAAGAAAAGCTTTCGGTTGCCGTTAGTATTTCGGAGAGAAATGCGACTAGCGGTATCACTTGGCTTAGTATTATCGCTTCTACTTCGCCTTTCATTGGACTTTTTGGTACGGTTGTATCCATCTTGGAGACATTTTCTCAGCTCGGTCAAGGCGGAGGAAATGCTTCGCTAGGCGTTATCGCTCCAGCTATCAGCGAGGCCCTCGTGGCTACCGGAGCAGGTATATTCGTAGCGATTCCAGCTTATACCTTTAGCTTGCTTATCAAACGAAAAGCTTATGAGCTCATGGGCGTCATCAGGCGCGAAGTCGACATCCTCGTAACGCTTAAAGAAGATCAATGA
- the tolB gene encoding Tol-Pal system protein TolB, which yields MKKILLFLAFASWLFAVDATISVINKGLALPKIVLQDATTAVGDQAFKSKFHKIMLGDLKVSSDFEVVDEYVASSYEGDSNTNVMSEKGAQLIFRYALEGSPNSPLSLRVKLINAKTATTQYEKIYNMNDGAKYPFIAHKAIVELINELKMPPVNWMEKFIIFAKGTGSKQSEIVIADYTLTYQKVLVRGGLNIFPKWVGADQRAFYYSDYSGKNLVLYRYDVASGQKTKILDSKGGMLIASDVSQNGDKILLTMAPQDQPDIYTYDLNSKRLSQVTNYSGIDVNGNFVDGDRRVVFVSDRLGYPNVFAQNVDGSGFEQLVYHGKNNNSVSTYQNYIVYSSREDGKSSFGTRDFNIYMISTQTDYIRQLTASGKNLYPRFSSDGQSVVFIKELGGQSSLGIIRVNENKSFQFPLKIGKIQSIDW from the coding sequence ATGAAGAAAATTTTACTTTTTCTTGCTTTTGCCAGTTGGCTTTTTGCCGTTGATGCAACCATTTCGGTCATCAACAAAGGCTTAGCCCTACCAAAAATCGTACTTCAAGATGCTACAACGGCCGTCGGCGATCAGGCTTTTAAGAGCAAATTTCACAAAATCATGCTAGGCGACCTAAAGGTCAGCTCTGATTTTGAGGTCGTGGATGAATACGTCGCAAGTAGTTATGAAGGCGACTCAAATACGAACGTTATGAGCGAGAAGGGCGCGCAGCTTATATTTAGATACGCGCTTGAGGGTTCTCCAAACTCGCCTCTAAGCCTTAGAGTTAAGCTTATAAATGCAAAAACGGCGACTACTCAGTACGAGAAAATTTATAATATGAACGACGGAGCAAAATACCCGTTTATCGCGCATAAAGCAATAGTCGAGCTGATCAACGAGCTAAAAATGCCTCCTGTTAACTGGATGGAGAAATTTATCATTTTTGCTAAAGGAACAGGCTCTAAGCAAAGCGAGATCGTTATAGCCGACTATACTCTAACCTATCAAAAAGTACTTGTTCGCGGCGGTTTGAATATATTTCCTAAATGGGTAGGAGCCGACCAGAGGGCGTTTTACTACTCTGATTACAGCGGCAAAAATTTGGTTCTTTACAGATATGACGTCGCAAGCGGCCAAAAAACTAAAATTTTAGATAGTAAGGGCGGTATGCTTATAGCCTCCGACGTTAGCCAAAACGGGGATAAAATTTTATTAACTATGGCTCCGCAAGATCAGCCTGATATCTATACATACGATCTAAATTCAAAAAGACTATCTCAGGTAACTAACTATAGCGGCATAGACGTCAACGGCAATTTCGTCGACGGCGACAGACGCGTAGTTTTCGTTTCCGATAGACTCGGCTATCCTAACGTTTTCGCGCAAAACGTCGATGGAAGCGGTTTTGAGCAGTTGGTCTATCACGGCAAAAACAACAACTCCGTCAGCACCTACCAAAACTATATAGTTTATTCTAGCAGAGAAGACGGTAAGAGTAGCTTTGGAACGAGAGATTTTAACATTTATATGATCTCTACGCAGACCGATTACATCAGACAGCTCACTGCAAGCGGTAAAAATTTATACCCTAGATTTTCTAGCGATGGACAAAGCGTAGTGTTTATCAAAGAGCTTGGCGGCCAGAGTTCTCTTGGTATAATTCGCGTAAATGAGAACAAAAGTTTCCAATTTCCGTTAAAAATCGGCAAAATTCAGTCTATTGATTGGTAA
- the fabD gene encoding ACP S-malonyltransferase produces the protein MRAAFIFPGQGSQSIGMGKEIYENFRPAAELLQNASDSLKIDFSNLLFNENDLINRSEFTQPAIVLNSLMCYLALKQSVNLKPKFALGHSLGEFSALAVSGAFDFVDALRIVNLRGKFMQEDCAGKDVTMSVILGLSDETVEQICKNAQADGHQIYAANYNCDGQIVIAGLKEDIAKFESAFKEAGAKRVLPLNMSVISHCPLLKSASEKLTAQLEPALAAKFDPVVSNASAKAYGSKDEALNLLKAQLVSPVLYKQSIKSIENEVDIFVEFGGSVLKGINKKITEKLTFSVTDLSSLEELLKGLK, from the coding sequence ATGAGAGCGGCGTTTATATTCCCGGGACAAGGCTCGCAAAGCATCGGTATGGGTAAGGAAATTTACGAAAATTTCCGCCCGGCCGCCGAGCTTTTACAAAATGCAAGCGATAGCCTAAAAATCGACTTTTCAAATCTGCTTTTCAACGAAAACGACCTCATAAACAGGAGCGAATTTACCCAGCCGGCCATCGTTTTAAACTCGCTTATGTGCTATCTCGCGCTAAAGCAAAGCGTAAATTTAAAGCCTAAATTTGCGCTCGGCCACTCTTTGGGCGAGTTTAGTGCGCTTGCGGTTAGCGGCGCGTTTGATTTTGTTGATGCGCTTAGGATCGTAAATTTACGCGGTAAATTTATGCAAGAGGACTGCGCGGGCAAAGACGTAACGATGAGCGTTATTTTGGGTCTTAGCGACGAGACGGTCGAGCAAATTTGCAAAAACGCTCAGGCGGACGGCCATCAAATTTACGCCGCGAACTACAACTGCGACGGTCAGATCGTGATCGCGGGGCTAAAAGAGGACATCGCCAAATTTGAGTCTGCGTTTAAAGAAGCGGGCGCTAAGCGCGTACTGCCTTTGAATATGTCCGTCATTAGCCACTGCCCGCTTTTAAAGAGCGCTAGCGAGAAGCTAACGGCGCAGCTAGAGCCAGCGTTGGCAGCTAAATTTGACCCGGTCGTTTCAAATGCGTCGGCGAAGGCTTACGGCTCGAAAGACGAAGCGCTAAATTTGCTAAAAGCCCAGCTCGTTAGCCCCGTTTTATACAAACAAAGCATCAAAAGCATCGAAAACGAGGTTGATATTTTCGTGGAGTTCGGCGGTAGCGTGCTAAAAGGCATCAACAAAAAAATCACCGAAAAGCTGACCTTTAGCGTCACCGATCTTAGCAGCCTTGAAGAGCTTTTAAAGGGGCTTAAATGA
- a CDS encoding OmpA family protein: MKKVVLTSAAIAALLLSGCSSKTPEVDMSADANQNMGGMNSSDNMMSDSERLQQLISSIEGQVQTVYFDFDKFNIKGDMQSAINTNAGLFNQSEAQALSVKVEGNCDEWGTDEYNYALGLKRAKAAKDALVKQGVAADRITVVSYGESNPVCTDKTKACDAQNRRAEFKVLP, from the coding sequence ATGAAAAAAGTAGTTTTAACTTCTGCTGCTATTGCGGCTTTATTGTTGAGCGGTTGTAGCTCTAAAACCCCTGAAGTTGATATGAGCGCTGACGCTAATCAAAATATGGGCGGTATGAACTCAAGCGATAACATGATGAGTGATAGCGAGAGATTGCAACAATTAATCTCAAGCATTGAAGGTCAAGTTCAAACTGTATACTTTGACTTTGACAAATTTAATATCAAAGGCGACATGCAGTCTGCTATCAACACAAACGCAGGCCTATTTAATCAATCAGAGGCTCAAGCTCTTTCTGTAAAAGTAGAGGGTAACTGCGACGAGTGGGGTACAGATGAGTACAACTATGCACTTGGTCTAAAAAGAGCAAAAGCTGCTAAAGACGCGCTTGTAAAACAAGGTGTTGCGGCTGACAGAATCACGGTTGTAAGCTACGGCGAAAGCAATCCTGTTTGCACAGACAAAACAAAAGCTTGCGACGCTCAAAACAGACGTGCTGAATTTAAAGTTCTTCCATAA
- a CDS encoding tetratricopeptide repeat protein produces the protein MTNLKTFVALFIGATLSYSASNEISVFDAGNLDSSSPYGLTDNEKTFLKNKQNVENLSRNMGDVESNLNAMQERLEGLQSVLDGLNSRMSRIEKRLNDIEGNDGNSTAKSDFDELKKYVEESRKIQEANNAKITKALKDMGALIDKSNAAPATTKKNDEDKPVASSPAAAESQAPKTDFTKQKNQDVASEAKKLFDAGKLDDAKARYEYLLSKDHKPAMANFYLGEIAYQQKAYNNAIKYYQQSIQLYDKAEYTPKLLYHTAISFDKIKDTASANKFYKALKLGYPDSKEAKAAPTRN, from the coding sequence ATGACGAATTTAAAAACTTTCGTGGCTCTTTTTATAGGAGCCACTCTCTCTTATTCCGCCTCCAATGAAATTTCGGTATTTGATGCTGGAAATTTAGATAGCTCGAGTCCCTACGGTTTGACCGATAACGAAAAAACTTTTCTAAAGAACAAGCAAAACGTAGAAAATTTAAGTAGAAATATGGGCGACGTCGAGTCGAATTTAAATGCTATGCAAGAGCGCTTAGAGGGCTTGCAAAGTGTACTAGACGGACTAAACTCAAGAATGTCTAGGATAGAAAAAAGACTAAACGATATCGAAGGAAACGACGGAAATTCTACCGCAAAAAGTGATTTTGACGAGCTTAAAAAATACGTAGAAGAAAGCCGAAAAATACAAGAGGCCAACAACGCTAAAATCACCAAAGCCCTTAAGGATATGGGCGCTTTGATAGATAAGAGCAACGCCGCACCTGCTACCACAAAAAAAAACGATGAAGACAAACCGGTAGCTAGTAGTCCAGCCGCTGCTGAGTCGCAAGCTCCAAAGACTGATTTTACCAAACAAAAAAATCAAGACGTAGCAAGCGAAGCTAAAAAGCTATTTGACGCAGGTAAGCTTGATGATGCAAAGGCTAGATACGAATATCTTTTAAGTAAAGATCATAAGCCTGCGATGGCAAATTTTTATCTCGGCGAGATAGCGTATCAGCAAAAAGCTTACAACAACGCCATAAAATACTACCAACAAAGTATCCAGCTCTACGACAAGGCCGAGTATACACCAAAGCTTCTTTATCACACTGCTATTAGCTTTGATAAGATAAAAGACACGGCAAGTGCGAATAAATTTTACAAAGCGCTAAAACTAGGCTATCCGGACAGCAAAGAAGCCAAAGCCGCACCTACTCGAAACTAA
- a CDS encoding F0F1 ATP synthase subunit delta — MKELIAKKYVKALVSDLSKDEFNNFTAKLQEVANAFANEKFQNIIVSPNLKNSQKADFVLSLVGEADQKFVNFIKLLGENKRLDILPNIVSELLAQKSKMDNIFYGKIYGGSQISQAQISELENSFSKRFNAKIILEPVKSDYNGIKIELDDLGVEASFSVDRLKAQMSEYILKAI; from the coding sequence ATGAAAGAACTTATCGCAAAAAAATATGTAAAAGCTCTAGTTAGCGACCTTAGCAAGGATGAGTTTAATAACTTTACCGCTAAACTACAAGAGGTCGCAAACGCATTCGCAAATGAAAAATTTCAAAATATCATCGTTTCGCCGAATTTAAAAAATAGCCAAAAAGCCGATTTCGTCCTATCTTTAGTCGGTGAGGCGGATCAGAAATTTGTAAATTTCATAAAACTGCTCGGCGAAAATAAAAGACTTGATATTTTGCCTAATATCGTTTCAGAGCTTTTAGCGCAAAAATCAAAAATGGACAATATTTTTTACGGCAAAATTTACGGCGGCTCGCAGATCAGCCAGGCTCAAATTTCGGAGCTTGAAAACAGCTTTTCTAAGAGATTTAACGCAAAAATCATTTTAGAGCCGGTAAAAAGCGATTACAACGGTATCAAGATCGAACTAGACGATCTGGGCGTGGAGGCTAGCTTTTCGGTAGATAGGCTAAAAGCCCAAATGAGCGAATACATATTAAAAGCAATATAA
- the atpA gene encoding F0F1 ATP synthase subunit alpha: MSAKIKADEISAIIKERIENFSLNVDVNETGKVISVADGVANVYGLKNVMAGEMVEFENGEKGMALNLEESSVGIVILGKTDGIKEGSSVKRLAKLLRVPVGDALIGRVVNSLGEPIDAKGPIEASETRFVEEKAKGIMARKSVHEPLQTGIKAIDALVPIGRGQRELIIGDRQTGKTTVAIDTIINQKGQDVICIYVAIGQKQSTVAQVVKKLEEYGAMEYTIVVNAGASDAAALQYLAPYAGVTMGEYFRDNSRHALIIYDDLSKHAVAYREMSLILRRPPGREAYPGDVFYLHSRLLERASKLNDKLGAGSLTALPIIETQAGDVSAYIPTNVISITDGQIFLESDLFNSGIRPAINVGLSVSRVGGAAQIKATKQVSGTLRLDLAQYRELQAFAQFASDLDESSRKQLERGQRMVEVLKQPPYSPLAVEKQVVIIFAGTKGYLDDIPTVAVTKFEAEFYPYIEAKYPEIFEQIRTKKALDKEIEELLHKALKDFKATFAAN, translated from the coding sequence GTGAGTGCAAAAATAAAAGCAGATGAAATCAGCGCCATCATCAAGGAAAGGATTGAAAATTTCAGCCTTAACGTCGATGTAAACGAGACGGGCAAGGTTATATCCGTAGCCGACGGCGTTGCTAACGTTTACGGCCTAAAAAACGTTATGGCCGGCGAGATGGTCGAGTTTGAGAACGGCGAAAAAGGCATGGCTCTAAACCTAGAGGAAAGTAGCGTCGGTATCGTTATCTTAGGTAAAACGGACGGTATCAAAGAGGGTTCGAGCGTAAAACGCCTAGCTAAGCTTTTACGCGTTCCTGTTGGCGATGCTTTGATAGGCCGCGTCGTAAATTCGCTCGGCGAGCCGATAGACGCCAAAGGCCCGATCGAAGCTAGTGAGACTAGATTCGTCGAGGAAAAAGCAAAAGGAATCATGGCTAGAAAGAGTGTTCACGAGCCGCTTCAAACAGGTATCAAAGCTATCGATGCGCTAGTGCCGATCGGCCGCGGACAACGCGAGCTCATCATCGGCGACCGCCAAACTGGTAAAACTACCGTCGCGATAGATACCATCATCAACCAAAAAGGTCAAGACGTTATTTGTATCTACGTAGCGATCGGACAAAAACAATCAACTGTCGCTCAAGTCGTTAAAAAACTCGAAGAGTACGGTGCTATGGAGTACACTATCGTGGTAAATGCCGGCGCTTCCGACGCTGCTGCGCTTCAATACCTAGCTCCTTATGCGGGCGTAACAATGGGCGAATACTTTAGAGATAACTCTCGCCACGCCCTAATCATCTATGACGATCTTTCAAAACACGCCGTCGCGTACCGTGAAATGAGCTTGATTCTTCGCAGACCGCCGGGCCGCGAAGCTTATCCTGGCGACGTTTTCTATCTACACTCTCGCTTGCTAGAGCGCGCATCTAAGCTAAATGATAAGCTAGGCGCTGGTTCTCTAACGGCTCTTCCTATTATCGAGACGCAAGCGGGCGACGTTTCGGCGTATATTCCAACAAACGTTATTTCTATCACCGACGGTCAAATTTTCCTTGAGTCCGATCTATTTAACTCAGGTATCCGCCCTGCGATCAACGTCGGTCTTTCAGTTTCTCGCGTCGGCGGTGCAGCCCAGATAAAAGCTACCAAGCAAGTTTCGGGAACGTTAAGACTTGACCTTGCGCAATATCGCGAACTTCAGGCGTTTGCGCAGTTTGCGAGCGACCTTGACGAGAGTTCGAGAAAACAGCTTGAGCGCGGTCAAAGGATGGTCGAGGTGCTAAAACAGCCTCCTTACAGCCCGCTTGCCGTTGAAAAGCAAGTCGTTATCATCTTTGCCGGTACGAAAGGCTATCTAGACGATATTCCGACCGTAGCCGTTACAAAATTTGAAGCTGAGTTTTATCCTTATATAGAGGCGAAGTATCCTGAAATTTTCGAGCAAATTCGAACCAAAAAAGCACTTGACAAAGAGATCGAGGAGCTTTTGCATAAGGCGCTAAAAGACTTTAAAGCGACGTTTGCCGCTAACTAA